aactaCACCATATGAGCACATTTATCTCTGTTATGCACATCAAAAAAGATAATTATTGCACATACGACCCTTTCCAATACCAAGGAATGAGATCTGGactgaaagaataaacataaacttAAAATAAGTTTTCTACCAtggaatgaaactgtacaataaactacCTGAGGAGATTAAAGAATTAACTAAAACCAACTTAATTAAAAAGTCAGGTAGAAAGTACATATTAAGCAATACATTCTATACAATGAAGTATCACTTCGATAACACAGAGTAGGAGTTTTGTACAAAATGTAACCCAAGTACATATCGCTACCTTAGAAGAAAATCGGCACAACTCAAAAAATGCTGATTTTTCGCTCATGTCATCAACAAAACGAGAAAGTGGaatacttttatgtggaagagtgtCACAAACGTAACTGGCATTATTTGTCCACTAGAGAGCAGTTATGACAGTGATGCATTAACAGAACCTATACCAACAATTGGAAAAAGAGTGTCGCATTGTCAGTTGTGCAGAAGCTTTCGGCCAGTGCTCATGCGGATGTTGGAAGAAAAGAGTCACATTTTGAATAGTGCTTGTGTTCTCCATGTGAAAGTAAGTAGGCACAGTACATTTATAtgataaataatgttttattttgagatcaatcaatcaatctctttattcatccgttaacaatatacattgtatggatgtagtcaattacaatatattttcttatctttaatttgtttcaaaaacttggagaataaatacaaatattttatatcagtatatataaataatattacttttccatattcagatattcttcaatgctatagaaactatgtgttagtaaaaattgtttaagatctaccttgaattcatgaaattctttaattttctttattgtagaaggcaatgcactaaaaagtattttgggctggtagtttacacttttttgatagagtgctcctttgtgggtgtctctgtgaaaatcatccctgttccttgtttcatggttatgagCCTGATTATTTAATATTGAAAATTCCttcagaaagcatacacattcatagatgtataagctagggagagtcattattttaaattctttaaatatttccctgcatgacactttgcagggaacccctttcattatCCTAACAGCcctttttttgaagtttgaaagcttgttttgccgtacctgtatttccccagaagatcacaccatatctaagcaaactgttcatgtaagcaCAACAGGCAGACtgcaatgattcagtgttgcagcattcccgaagcattcttagcacattgcagcatttacttaattttttactcgAAACTTTTAGATGgttttcccatctcaagtgctcatccacccatataccgaggaattttgtgaatgcagcttgtgcaataacatagttccctaactcagcttttactcttcttctagctttacttttaatattactgaaatacaTCAATACcattttatccttatttatgatcaaagcattatcactaaaccattttcttatctcatttattgtcctagagacactctgctgtagatcatcctcagtatatccttttataaaaatgctagtgCCATCAGTGAACATCACCGTTTCTGCAACTGCCAGATGGTTTGGCAAATTGTTAAAGTACACcatgaacaacagagggcctaacatggaaattattgtGACAGTTTTGCTTATAGAATGAGTTTACAaactatttcctttcctgttttattttgatatGTGCCACTTTTCTCAAAAATTATTCATAAcctttttttgaaactgtaatgtcATGCTCTAATATTTTGTCTTGTGCCACTCTTGAACAAACAAGTACATATAGTGATGAATCTGTTTCAGTTGCAATGTCAGCTAGTTCATGAAGTCCACTAATTGTCATGTTAGCTGTCAAACGAAATGATCAAAATGCTACAATTAGGGAGCTTCAACATCCAAACAATTCTGAAGAAAATGTACAGCATATTATGACCAGCTCTCAAGGTCGGTTTTGTGCAATGACAAATCATGTATTATGTTAAGTACGTTTTATGCAATTCACATGAAAGGTACTTACTTATTTTGTTTATTGCAGCTGTTCCAATACACTGTGGTGATACTGAGGTTTTACAAGGCAGAAGCGTTTTGAATGATTCTGGTGATCAGAATGATAACAACCTCAGCAGATACACATCTGCTAAAAACGATTGTAGTGATCCAGGTGAAAACAGTACCTCCATGTTTTTAAAGAGTGTTGCAGATAGACTTTTTGAAGATTTTGATTCCGATGACACAGATGCTGACCCTAACTTTGTTGCCTATTCTAGTGACTCATCATCCACTTCAAATTCACAATCTGCTCAAAGAATTACAAAGTCTAAACAAGGGGGAAGAAAAGGTAAAAGTAAAGTGTTATTCCCATGTAAATCTGAGAATAAAACTCGAAAGACAAAGAGGAATGttgacaaatgcaaaaaaaaaaaaaaaaaaaaaaaaacaaaagcaaaattctaaGGAAATGTGGTAAAATTATAAGtctacaaagaaaatacaaaatgacaatggaACAATTGAAAGGACTCTAGTAATGAGAGAAAATCAGAAAATGATGCCTCCATGTGGGGAAAAGTGTCACCTTAGatgttcaaaaaaattttctgATGAAGAGAGACAAAATATTTTTCAGGATTACTGGAAAATGGGAGACTTACAGAGGCAACATGATTACATCACTATTAACATGACAACCACACAGCCAAGGAACCGCTATCAGAAGGAAGATAATCGCCGCCGTCTTAACACTGCTTTTTATTTTGATCATAATAGTGAAAAAGCAAGAGTTTGTAAACAGTTTTTTACTGCTACTTTAGGTATAAGCGGACAAATGGTTAGAACTGTTGAGGAATAGAGAATTTCTGTTCAAGGAGGAGTTATTTCCACGGATTTACAGGGAAAACATGGTAAACGACTGACTGtgtcaacagaaataaaataaaaccttaaaAAACGTATCAGCTCAATTCCAAAGATTCCTAGTCACTACTGCCATGCCAGAACTTCTATAGAATGCATTGAAGGTTGTAAAACAATAAGTGACCTTTATGGAGATTAAAAATCTGTGTAAAGAAGAAAAGTTGGAGTATGGTAAGTACCTCATTTATTACACAGTTTTTACCAAAGAATTTAATCTGGCTTTTTTTTACCCCAAAGAAGGATCAGTGTGAGCTCTGCACCAAGTTTGAAAATGCatctaataaagaaaaaaaaaaaaaaaatttgcagtgcgatATGAGAACCATTTGAAAGAGAAAGATctgtcacaaattgagaaagagaaaGATAAGAAATCTAGTAATATAGTAGCAGTGTATGACTTACAAGCTGTATTACCATGTCTTGTGGGTGATGCCTCAATGTTTTACTACATTTCCTAACTGAACATTTCCAATTTCACAATTTTTCAGCTTAACACAAATTACATTAATTGCTGTGTTTGGCACAAAGGACAAGCAAATCAAGGTTCTGTTGAAATTACTTCCTGTGTATGACATTATTTAGAACAACTGCATCAAGAAAGGGATAATGAGTCATTTTTTATTCAGATAAGTGTGccagtcaaaataaaaataaaaacattattacTATGTACTGTAAAGCCATACTGACTTTCAAGTGGATTAACGCCATAATGCACAAATATTTAATCTCTGGGCATACCCAAAATGGGGAAGACAGTGTATGTTCTAATATTGAGAAACAGATCAGGAAAGCTTGAAAATCTGGTCCTATCTATGTTTCTCATCATTATGTAAGCCTAATAAGGTCAGCAAAAAAATCTGGCATGCCATATATTGTGCATGAGCTTTGttatgatgatttttattactttcaaaattaaGGCATGGAGATCAATAAAAGGAATACTGACAAAGAAATATTCAATATTTCTGAAGTTAAGATTTTTAGGGTCGACCAAGATAAACAAAATGAGTTGATGTATAAGAACTCTTATAGTGAACAAGATTTTAAAGTAGTATTATTAACCAATAATCATAAAACAACTCAATAACAAACATCACAACTGACAAGCAGAAGATGTGTCTGGCAAAAGCCTATAATGCTAAGAAATGTGTATCAGATACTAAAAAGGCTGAACTGTTGCagttaatacataaaaatatagttccaaaattttattttgatttttttaataacttgtaGGTTAATTTTTCTGTGCTAACtattttatgtaaaatgtaaaacaaacCAAAAAACTGAGTTGATTAATTTCTTGATTTGATTCAAATAATTTGTGCTGTGTTATGTtgtattttttacaaataaatattttcttataattatttctttattaaattatttatttcataccCTTTACAGATATAAGAgctgaaatttatatttttatgtgtcaCAAGTCAAAGCCCTTTAACTAAAATTGAAGTTTTCTTTGTAGAAAGGTGTCACAATTGACGCCATTAGGGTTAATTTATCactcaaaatgaaagaaaaactatgTGAAAGTTACCTCTGAGTATGTGCTACTTAGAAAGAAAAAGACAATGCTGATGTGATTTCATGGAGAAAAGTAATGATGACTGAAACTTGGTTGCTATCTGTAAGTGGGGATTTCACTAAACTAGTGGTTTTAGAGATGTGCTGGTTCTCCTCAAGGTAGCGATATATAATAATATCACACCTGTCTAATTTCACAACACACCTTTGCCCTATTAGACTTTTTTATTCTT
This genomic stretch from Schistocerca cancellata isolate TAMUIC-IGC-003103 chromosome 2, iqSchCanc2.1, whole genome shotgun sequence harbors:
- the LOC126162474 gene encoding uncharacterized protein LOC126162474 isoform X1, which gives rise to MLAVKRNDQNATIRELQHPNNSEENVQHIMTSSQAVPIHCGDTEVLQGRSVLNDSGDQNDNNLSRYTSAKNDCSDPGENSTSMFLKSVADRLFEDFDSDDTDADPNFVAYSSDSSSTSNSQSAQRITKSKQGGRKGKSKVLFPCKSENKTRKTKRNVDKCKKKKKKKKTKAKF
- the LOC126162474 gene encoding uncharacterized protein LOC126162474 isoform X2, producing the protein MLAVKRNDQNATIRELQHPNNSEENVQHIMTSSQAVPIHCGDTEVLQGRSVLNDSGDQNDNNLSRYTSAKNDCSDPVTHHPLQIHNLLKELQSLNKGEEKVKVKCYSHVNLRIKLERQRGMLTNAKKKKKKKKQKQNSKEMW